From Anopheles coluzzii chromosome 3, AcolN3, whole genome shotgun sequence, the proteins below share one genomic window:
- the LOC120960715 gene encoding uncharacterized protein LOC120960715, with translation MSLETLMKRFFTIEDLSEKPSWSVEEAACERFYTETTTRDESGKYIVKLPRKPDMIGRMGESRMIALRRFLAIERRLEREPDTRKAYTEFMDEYLHLGHMSKVVSDQTTSECYYLPHHPVFKADSTTTKCRVVFDASSKTSTGVSLNDTMMVGPTLQQDGASILLRFRTHQVALTADVAKMYRQVWIHPDDRKLQRILWRLSPSDPIEEIELNTVTYGTEAAPFLAVRTLQQTREDHKEEFPIAASREHDFYVDDFVSGDKSIEEARELQFQMNLLYAKGGFSLHI, from the exons ATGTCTCTTGAGACACTCATGAAACGTTTCTTCACCATCGAAGACTTAAGCGAGAAACCTAGCTGGAGTGTTGAAGAAGCTGCATGTGAAAGGTTTTACACGGAAACGACGACTAGGGATGAGAGTGGTAAATACATTGTGAAGCTTCCACGCAAACCAGACATGATTGGGCGGATGGGTGAATCGCGAATGATCGCATTACGGCGGTTTTTAGCCATCGAGCGTCGGTTAGAACGAGAACCCGACACGCGAAAGGCGTATACTGAGTTCATGGATGAGTATTTACATCTGGGGCACATGAGCAAGGTGGTCTCAGATCAAACGACATCGGAGTGTTACTACTTGCCTCATCACCCCGTGTTTAAGGCAGATAGTACAACCACGAAATGTCGAGTAGTGTTCGACGCTTCCAGTAAAACGTCGACAGGAGTGTCACTGAATGATACTATGATGGTGGGTCCAACATTGCAACAGGACGGTGCGTCGATCTTGCTGCGATTTAGAACCCATCAAGTGGCTTTGACAGCAGATGTCGCTAAAATGTATCGCCAGGTATGGATACACCCTGACGATCGCAAGTTGCAGCGTATTTTGTGGCGATTATCACCGTCAGATCCGATAGAAGAAATCGAGCTAAATACAGTCACGTATGGTACTGAGGCGGCACCATTCCTGGCGGTACGAACTCTGCAGCAGACAAGGGAAGACCACAAAGAAGAGTTTCCCATAGCAGCATCACGAGAACACGATTTTTACGTAGACGATTTTGTCTCTGGTGACAAATCAATAGAAGAGGCACGAGAGCTGCAGTTTCAGATGAACCTCCTCTACGCTAAAGGAGGATTTTCGTTAC acatATGA
- the LOC125907308 gene encoding uncharacterized protein LOC125907308: MLHSPPVRDVSTPDGVTPSADPAASGSKSPHVPTPPVPNTPRVPGPSACDAMFMPPESQIDTLNAMQLKPPEMDTTDIQTFFFALENWFDAWNITTNQHIRRFNILRTRIPLRVLPELRPLLENIRQYATDRYEVAKRAIIEHFEESQRSRLHRLLAEMNLGDRKPSQLLAEMRRAANGAMTDSMLVDLWIGRLPPYVQSAVIATNTDTNDRAKVADSVMDSFALYHRTGPYQTIHEVRNEDFERLSRQVTELGQRLDAVLSKLNERERARPRSRTRQPQPNQDAVTPSGHCYYHTQYGQAARNCRAPCSFNNRRQGSNSATVSD, from the coding sequence ATGTTGCACAGTCCGCCGGTCCGCGACGTATCGACTCCCGATGGCGTAACCCCGAGTGCCGATCCAGCCGCGAGTGGATCCAAATCGCCTCACGTACCAACACCGCCCGTTCCGAATACCCCGCGCGTACCAGGGCCGTCCGCCTGCGACGCCATGTTTATGCCGCCCGAATCGCAGATTGACACTTTGAATGCCATGCAGCTGAAACCACCGGAGATGGACACCACTGACATTCAAACCTTTTTCTTCGCATTGGAAAACTGGTTCGATGCGTGGAATATCACCACGAACCAACATATTCGCCGTTTTAACATTCTTAGAACACGTATACCGCTTCGTGTCCTTCCTGAGCTTCGCCCCCTGTTGGAGAACATTCGACAGTACGCTACGGACCGTTACGAGGTAGCAAAGCGTGCAATAATTGAGCACTTTGAAGAGTCGCAACGAAGCCGCTTGCATCGTCTGCTTGCCGAGATGAACCTCGGGGACCGAAAACCATCGCAGCTATTAGCGGAGATGCGCCGCGCCGCAAATGGAGCAATGACGGACTCTATGCTGGTAGATTTGTGGATCGGCCGTCTCCCGCCATACGTCCAGTCCGCCGTTATTGCCACTAACACGGATACCAACGATCGAGCTAAAGTAGCAGACTCTGTTATGGATTCGTTCGCGTTATACCACCGAACGGGCCCATACCAAACCATCCACGAAGTACGCAACGAGGACTTCGAACGTCTTTCTCGGCAAGTAACGGAATTAGGTCAGCGCTTGGACGCCGTACTGAGCAAGCTCAACGAACGAGAACGCGCGCGACCACGCTCACGTACCCGGCAACCTCAACCGAACCAGGATGCGGTAACACCCAGCGGACACTGCTATTACCACACGCAGTACGGGCAAGCAGCGCGGAACTGTCGTGCCCCCTGCTCCTTCAACAATCGGCGGCAGGGTAGTAACTCGGCCACTGTTTCCGATTGA